In Halobacteriovorax sp. HLS, one DNA window encodes the following:
- a CDS encoding response regulator, whose protein sequence is MSKQHVDLVIVDDDPIIGKVLMRMLEGFDLNIHFYEDSTEALSRIVEDRPRLVVLDYNMPGLDGHQLIVKFSERLIFQTTSVMLFTAEKLSEMDKIKLMTLGFEKIIAKPIEKEDFIDIIQENLGKLSLKSA, encoded by the coding sequence ATGTCCAAACAACACGTAGATTTGGTTATCGTAGATGATGATCCGATTATTGGAAAAGTCTTAATGAGAATGCTTGAAGGTTTTGATCTCAATATTCATTTCTATGAAGATTCAACAGAGGCCCTAAGTCGCATTGTAGAGGATAGACCACGTCTAGTTGTTTTAGATTATAATATGCCTGGTCTCGATGGACATCAGCTTATTGTTAAGTTTAGCGAAAGACTAATATTTCAAACGACTTCGGTAATGTTATTTACAGCAGAAAAACTTAGTGAAATGGATAAAATTAAATTAATGACTTTAGGTTTTGAAAAAATCATAGCAAAACCTATTGAGAAAGAAGATTTCATAGATATCATCCAAGAGAATCTAGGGAAGCTTTCGCTTAAGAGTGCTTAA
- a CDS encoding site-specific integrase gives MNKKNQIWLDSFLKNCEELNKSEHTIRNYKCDLEKYILWYEATYLTAIDIPQKNCIEQYKSFLLNGGSISKKTNLLTWFFSLFILRNILIINHSITSKALSNNSAKRHISSIKSLYEFLRQTHDGFSKKFSTNPVKDKIHKIKVKEIDVNNTKILPKEVWRELIESTYRTKERVILQLLYWGGLRLSELTQLKYSHFDFSKRELSLHRKGGYIHEFRIQNEEEIFKNIRFLKDNDPHGGEFIFTNSEGKCLSTRSMYNLIKKLISRVANDAQLTPHSFRKACATNLYDKTKDLLLVRDYLGHHDAKVTQTYIERKKGPIL, from the coding sequence GTGAATAAGAAAAATCAGATATGGCTAGATAGCTTTCTAAAAAATTGCGAAGAGCTCAATAAGAGTGAACATACAATTAGAAATTACAAATGTGATCTTGAGAAATATATACTTTGGTATGAAGCAACATATTTAACAGCAATAGATATTCCTCAAAAAAACTGTATAGAACAATACAAATCATTTCTCTTAAATGGAGGCAGTATCTCTAAAAAGACCAACTTATTGACTTGGTTTTTCTCACTATTTATTCTTAGAAATATCTTAATTATTAATCACTCTATTACCTCTAAGGCCTTATCTAATAATTCAGCGAAAAGACACATCAGTAGCATTAAAAGTCTCTATGAATTTCTAAGGCAAACCCATGATGGATTTTCTAAGAAATTTTCGACAAATCCGGTCAAGGACAAGATTCACAAAATTAAAGTCAAAGAAATAGATGTCAACAATACTAAAATCCTTCCAAAAGAAGTCTGGAGAGAACTTATTGAGAGCACTTACCGAACTAAAGAGCGAGTAATTCTTCAATTGCTTTATTGGGGAGGTCTTAGATTAAGCGAGTTAACTCAATTAAAATATAGTCATTTTGACTTTTCGAAAAGAGAGCTATCTTTGCACAGAAAGGGTGGCTATATTCACGAGTTTCGTATTCAAAACGAGGAAGAAATTTTTAAAAATATTCGTTTTTTAAAAGACAACGATCCTCATGGGGGTGAATTTATTTTCACAAATAGTGAAGGAAAATGTCTCTCTACTAGAAGTATGTATAACCTTATAAAGAAACTTATTAGTAGAGTCGCTAATGATGCTCAATTAACTCCTCACAGTTTTAGAAAAGCATGTGCCACTAATCTGTATGATAAAACGAAAGACCTTTTACTGGTACGAGACTACCTTGGCCATCATGACGCTAAGGTAACCCAAACATATATAGAGCGGAAAAAAGGTCCAATCCTGTAG
- a CDS encoding 1-acylglycerol-3-phosphate O-acyltransferase → MILKYTRFLLCGLLLAIVGIIGTAIGLLRPFNPGNVTIMAKMVKLGTYILGFKVITRDVEMMHEHHPGLFISNHQHNIDIFLASHILPHRTVSLGKKSLKWIPLFGQFYWLSGNVLIDRNNKRSAHGTMDQVAVAIKEKNTSIWMMPEGTRSHGRGVLPFKKGAFFTAINAQVDIMPICISSLDGNLDFTKLRSGTVIIQALPAVSTAGLTKRDVAQLTQDCHTMVKEQVKKLDAEIASMT, encoded by the coding sequence ATGATTCTTAAATACACACGTTTTCTTTTATGCGGTCTACTTTTGGCCATAGTTGGTATCATTGGAACGGCCATAGGGCTATTGCGTCCTTTCAATCCTGGTAATGTTACTATTATGGCGAAGATGGTGAAGCTTGGTACTTACATTCTTGGGTTCAAAGTCATCACTCGTGATGTAGAAATGATGCATGAACATCATCCAGGACTTTTCATATCTAATCATCAACACAATATTGATATCTTTTTAGCCTCACATATTCTTCCTCATAGAACAGTTTCTCTTGGCAAGAAGAGCTTAAAGTGGATTCCCCTATTTGGACAATTTTACTGGCTTAGTGGAAATGTTCTTATTGATAGAAATAATAAAAGAAGCGCTCACGGAACAATGGACCAAGTTGCCGTTGCTATAAAAGAAAAGAATACTTCCATTTGGATGATGCCAGAAGGTACCAGAAGCCATGGACGAGGTGTTCTACCTTTCAAAAAAGGTGCATTCTTTACGGCCATAAATGCGCAGGTTGATATTATGCCAATCTGTATTAGTTCCCTAGATGGAAATCTTGACTTCACAAAGCTAAGAAGTGGAACAGTTATTATTCAAGCGTTACCGGCAGTTTCAACAGCAGGCCTTACTAAAAGAGATGTCGCTCAGCTAACGCAAGATTGCCACACAATGGTCAAAGAACAAGTAAAGAAACTAGATGCTGAAATAGCGTCTATGACATAG
- a CDS encoding KamA family radical SAM protein — translation MSVIDHSKIRELEHRNFRNDDFWKEIPGWSSVTRGEFADHKWQMKNSIRKVEQVEKILGPKLAKEHYQDILAGQKITPMNIRITPYIFALIDWSDPLNDPLRKQFLPMGSQFIKDHPYYKSDSLSEDEDSPVPMLTHRYPDKALFLPTTICPVYCSYCTRSRIIGGSTESIEKETYGANQKKWDDVFAYLQTKPMIEDIVISGGDAYMLTPKQILYIGQNLLKIPHIRRIRLATKGIAIFPQKILTDDDWFGAVKEIHKLGKAFGKQVVIHTHFSSPREITKWSQMAMDRIFQSGIIVRNQAVLQSGVNNHVDEMVLLTRQVGFMNVQPYYVYLHDMVPGCEHFRTTLREGVELEKAVRGTTAGFNTPTFVCDLPGGGGKRHVASYEYYDEENGISVWKAPHVKPGEFFTYFDPIHKLSPDAQERWKDAATQKAMIDEALKKVK, via the coding sequence ATGAGCGTAATTGATCACTCCAAGATTAGAGAGTTAGAACATCGTAACTTTAGAAATGATGACTTCTGGAAAGAGATTCCGGGATGGAGTTCAGTAACAAGAGGTGAGTTTGCAGACCATAAGTGGCAGATGAAAAACTCTATTCGTAAAGTTGAACAGGTCGAAAAAATCCTTGGGCCGAAATTAGCAAAAGAACATTATCAAGATATTCTTGCGGGACAAAAAATCACGCCGATGAATATTAGAATAACTCCGTATATTTTTGCATTAATAGACTGGAGTGATCCTTTAAATGATCCGCTTAGAAAGCAATTCTTACCAATGGGAAGTCAGTTTATAAAAGACCATCCTTATTATAAGTCTGATTCTCTTTCAGAGGATGAGGATAGTCCAGTGCCTATGCTTACGCATAGATATCCAGATAAAGCTCTCTTTCTACCTACAACAATCTGTCCAGTTTACTGTTCGTACTGTACTAGATCGAGAATTATTGGAGGATCTACTGAATCTATTGAAAAAGAAACTTACGGTGCAAACCAAAAGAAATGGGATGATGTATTCGCTTACCTTCAAACAAAACCGATGATTGAAGATATTGTTATATCTGGTGGTGATGCTTATATGCTTACTCCTAAGCAGATCTTATATATTGGACAGAATCTCTTGAAGATACCTCACATTCGTAGAATTCGTTTGGCGACTAAAGGGATTGCTATTTTCCCTCAAAAAATTCTAACTGATGATGATTGGTTTGGTGCAGTTAAAGAAATTCATAAGCTTGGAAAAGCATTTGGTAAGCAAGTCGTGATCCATACTCACTTTTCTTCTCCAAGAGAGATTACAAAATGGTCTCAGATGGCCATGGATAGAATTTTTCAATCTGGCATAATAGTAAGAAATCAAGCCGTTCTACAGAGTGGTGTAAATAATCATGTTGATGAGATGGTACTCTTAACTAGACAAGTCGGCTTTATGAATGTGCAGCCATACTATGTTTACTTACACGATATGGTTCCTGGATGTGAACACTTTAGAACAACGCTTAGAGAAGGTGTAGAACTAGAGAAGGCCGTAAGAGGAACAACTGCAGGATTTAACACTCCTACTTTTGTTTGTGATCTTCCTGGCGGTGGTGGAAAAAGACATGTTGCCTCATATGAATATTACGATGAAGAAAATGGTATCTCTGTGTGGAAAGCTCCACATGTTAAACCTGGAGAGTTCTTTACTTATTTCGACCCGATTCATAAGTTATCACCAGATGCTCAAGAAAGATGGAAGGACGCTGCCACTCAAAAAGCAATGATTGATGAAGCCCTTAAAAAAGTTAAGTAA
- a CDS encoding tyrosine-type recombinase/integrase: MDNAKKIDESSQPFLIQDEFFYNFNSVHTRKSYSIDIKHFFCWVFEEFQISSYAELERSHIITYRNWLQEAGGRHGNPCAPKTVARKLAALSSYSDYLVEKGLLEFNPVTSVKRPRRDVVSPTNALSGDQVKQLLEAIPGETSSGILHRALIIMFFTTGLRKSEILNMKFKDYREINEYKVIEFIGKGGKIGQKVLHPTNIETLEIYLEHMRSLGREHNTEDWLFQPAHNPTDPTNLNKPLNPKSINEIINYYAKKIGLNFKISPHSARATFIGELLELGVDIYTVAREVNHSSVKTTQEYDKRRKKLSDSPVFKLNY, encoded by the coding sequence ATGGATAATGCAAAAAAGATTGATGAAAGCTCTCAACCATTCTTAATTCAAGATGAGTTCTTTTATAACTTCAACTCTGTTCATACTCGCAAGAGTTATTCAATCGACATTAAACACTTCTTTTGTTGGGTCTTTGAGGAGTTTCAAATTAGCTCCTACGCAGAACTAGAAAGGAGTCACATCATTACTTATAGAAACTGGCTACAAGAGGCCGGTGGACGTCATGGCAATCCGTGTGCTCCAAAAACAGTAGCAAGAAAATTGGCCGCGCTTTCGAGCTACAGCGATTACCTTGTTGAAAAAGGACTATTGGAGTTCAACCCTGTAACATCTGTTAAAAGACCTCGACGGGACGTTGTCTCCCCTACTAACGCCTTAAGTGGTGACCAAGTAAAACAACTCCTAGAGGCCATTCCAGGTGAAACTTCCTCTGGTATTTTACATCGAGCACTCATTATCATGTTCTTTACAACAGGACTGCGAAAGAGTGAGATCCTTAACATGAAATTTAAGGACTACCGAGAAATCAACGAATACAAGGTTATCGAATTCATTGGTAAGGGTGGCAAGATTGGACAAAAAGTTCTACATCCAACAAATATTGAAACTCTAGAAATATATCTAGAACATATGCGCTCTTTAGGCAGAGAGCATAATACTGAAGATTGGCTATTTCAGCCTGCTCACAATCCTACTGATCCCACTAACTTAAACAAGCCACTTAATCCTAAGTCTATTAATGAAATTATTAATTACTATGCTAAGAAGATCGGTCTTAACTTTAAGATTTCACCCCATTCTGCGCGTGCGACATTTATTGGAGAGCTTCTTGAACTAGGTGTTGATATTTACACTGTGGCCAGGGAAGTTAATCACTCTTCAGTTAAAACAACTCAAGAATATGATAAAAGAAGAAAGAAACTAAGTGATAGTCCAGTCTTTAAATTAAACTATTAA
- a CDS encoding penicillin acylase family protein, whose product MIKLDENKKEFLDNKKESYTLNRRSSGITEISTQSLNTSAYAQAMTHCNDRFVQIFLLRIIGQGRISELLNDSTETNEIDKFMRKMNFYGSSKQELSQLDPCARAFFQSYCDGINDYLKEHGTVWEFKLLKVKPEKWNIEDSLMIIKIMSYIGLAQTQQDAQKLIIQLVRNNVDLKKIKSLFSPHLDTLNLETIEDLKKLKFFEALIPEEVKFLNELPKFMASNNWILSGKKTNSGNVIQCNDPHLEVNRLPAIWYEQIIHTQEGNFHGMTMPGIPGIIMGRSENISFGFTYGFMDMVDYFIEDIKEGKFLRDSQWEEFNIRKEVIKKKGGGEIRCNFFENSCGTVEAETDLEELPNGKFLNLAWSCRNNGAAASAKSLYELYKCKDVHSLKEVLSHITISCNWLLGDIHGNIAYQQSGQFPNRKSTGLYPLKASDSKNLWNGMRPKSDLLSVLNPECGFLATANNDLADYLSADSPLSINLPMGPYRYQRIKNLLESQEKFDIEQLKKMQSDLYSLQAELFMQELSPYLGDDSISSILKTWNFNYDRESQGAIVFEHYYFELLRLVFAKDLAGTDAWDYIANKSSILVDFYYFFDTILLEGKSPLWFAHSSKEDFIQRALENTKKNFRSGVPKLKDIRRTPMKNILFDGKLPNFLGFDYGPITIEGSRATIVQGALYEAHGRISTFCPSMRFVCDLGDTKSYTVLAGGVSDRRFSKLYTSEVEMWLNYKYKSVELN is encoded by the coding sequence GTGATAAAACTAGATGAGAACAAGAAAGAGTTTTTGGATAATAAAAAAGAAAGCTATACACTCAATCGAAGATCTAGTGGCATTACAGAAATTTCAACTCAGTCCTTAAATACATCTGCCTACGCACAAGCAATGACTCATTGTAATGATCGCTTTGTACAAATCTTTCTTCTTAGAATTATAGGTCAAGGTCGTATCAGCGAGCTACTTAACGATAGTACAGAAACAAATGAAATTGATAAGTTTATGAGGAAGATGAACTTCTATGGCTCATCTAAACAAGAATTAAGTCAACTTGATCCCTGCGCGAGAGCTTTCTTTCAAAGCTACTGTGATGGAATTAATGATTACCTCAAAGAACACGGAACGGTTTGGGAGTTTAAGCTACTAAAAGTAAAACCTGAGAAGTGGAATATTGAAGACTCTTTGATGATCATTAAGATTATGTCATATATTGGACTTGCTCAGACACAACAAGATGCTCAAAAGCTAATTATTCAATTAGTACGAAATAATGTAGATCTAAAAAAGATTAAAAGTCTCTTTTCCCCCCATTTAGATACTCTTAATTTAGAGACTATTGAAGACTTAAAAAAATTGAAATTCTTTGAAGCTCTTATTCCTGAAGAAGTTAAGTTCTTAAATGAATTGCCTAAATTTATGGCATCAAATAACTGGATTCTTTCAGGAAAGAAAACAAACTCTGGCAATGTTATACAATGTAATGATCCTCATTTAGAAGTTAACCGTCTTCCGGCAATTTGGTATGAACAAATCATTCATACTCAAGAAGGAAACTTTCATGGAATGACTATGCCAGGTATTCCTGGAATTATTATGGGCCGTAGTGAGAATATCAGCTTTGGCTTCACTTATGGCTTCATGGATATGGTGGACTACTTTATCGAGGATATAAAAGAAGGAAAGTTTCTCAGAGACTCACAATGGGAAGAGTTCAATATCAGAAAAGAAGTGATTAAGAAAAAAGGCGGGGGCGAAATCAGATGTAACTTCTTTGAAAACTCCTGTGGAACTGTTGAGGCCGAAACGGACTTAGAAGAACTTCCTAATGGAAAGTTCTTAAACCTTGCTTGGTCATGTCGTAATAATGGTGCAGCAGCTTCGGCAAAATCTCTGTATGAACTCTACAAATGCAAGGACGTTCATTCTTTAAAAGAAGTTCTTTCACACATAACAATTTCATGTAATTGGTTGTTAGGAGATATTCACGGCAATATTGCCTATCAACAATCAGGACAATTTCCTAATAGAAAATCTACTGGACTTTATCCACTGAAGGCATCAGATAGTAAAAACCTTTGGAATGGAATGCGGCCTAAGAGTGATCTCTTAAGTGTTTTAAACCCTGAATGTGGCTTCTTGGCCACTGCAAATAATGATCTTGCTGATTATTTGAGTGCAGACTCTCCTCTTTCTATAAATCTACCTATGGGGCCATATCGATATCAACGAATAAAGAATCTTTTAGAATCTCAAGAAAAGTTCGACATTGAACAACTAAAGAAAATGCAGTCTGACCTATATAGCCTACAGGCAGAATTATTTATGCAAGAACTTTCCCCTTACTTAGGCGATGACTCAATTTCAAGTATTTTAAAAACGTGGAACTTCAATTATGACAGAGAGTCGCAAGGGGCAATTGTTTTTGAGCATTATTACTTTGAACTTTTAAGACTTGTCTTTGCAAAAGATTTAGCAGGAACAGATGCATGGGACTACATCGCGAATAAATCATCAATTCTTGTAGATTTTTATTATTTCTTCGACACAATACTACTAGAAGGAAAATCTCCACTGTGGTTTGCCCATTCATCTAAAGAAGACTTTATACAACGGGCCTTAGAAAATACGAAAAAGAATTTCCGCTCGGGTGTCCCAAAGTTAAAAGACATAAGACGTACTCCAATGAAAAATATTCTCTTTGATGGGAAATTACCAAACTTTCTTGGCTTTGATTATGGACCAATAACCATTGAAGGCAGTCGAGCAACAATTGTTCAAGGGGCCCTATATGAAGCTCATGGAAGAATCTCTACTTTCTGTCCATCCATGCGATTTGTTTGTGATCTAGGCGACACTAAGAGTTATACAGTTCTAGCTGGTGGTGTAAGTGATAGAAGGTTTTCTAAGCTCTATACTAGTGAGGTCGAAATGTGGCTGAACTATAAATACAAATCAGTGGAACTTAATTAG
- a CDS encoding ribonucleoside-diphosphate reductase subunit alpha, which translates to MYVITRSGEREPIKFDKITERIDTLTFGLDQNNIDASLITSKVIEGIFDGISTKELDQLAAETAAYLSTQNPGYSALAGRIAVSNLHKETRGCFSENIKEMYNFVNSATGEHAPLISKELYETVMENAELLDKAIDDKRDFNYDYFGFKTLERSYLLKMDGKIVERPGQMLMRVSVGIHMNDIEAAIETYNLMSEKYFTHASPTLFNSGTSKPQLSSCFLLTMKDDSIDGIYDTLKQCALISQSAGGIGLSIHNVRAKGSFIKGTNGTSNGIVPMLKVFNDTARYVDQGGGKRKGAFAIYLEPWHADVFDFLEMKKNTGKDESRARDLFYALWISDLFMQRVESDGMWSLFCPHECPGMAEVYGAEFEALYTRYEKEGKAKKVVRAQDLWFAILESQIESGSPYMLYKDSINEKSNQKNLGTIKSSNLCTEIMEYTAPDEVAVCNLASIALNMFVNEETNEYDHKKLFDVVYRATVNLNRIIDINYYPVIEAENSNMRHRPIGLGVQGLADTFFKLRLPFESKEALELNNQIFETIYFAALTASNDQAKVNGPYQSYEGSPISQGQFQFDLWNVKPSGKYWDWAKLKASVAEYGVRNSLLVAPMPTASTSQILGNNECFEPITSNIYVRRVLSGEFAVVNKFLVNDLIAAGLWDDKMRNEIIANNGSVQSIERIPEEIKELYKTVWEIKQKTVIDMSAGRAPYIDQGQSLNVHMQEPNFGKLSSMHFYAWKAGLKTGMYYLRTRAAVNAVQFTVKNDTPAVSKEQAQEAMICSIENPDDCVMCGS; encoded by the coding sequence ATGTATGTCATCACAAGAAGTGGCGAGAGAGAGCCGATAAAATTCGACAAGATCACGGAAAGAATCGATACTTTAACATTCGGTTTAGATCAAAATAATATCGATGCATCTTTAATTACAAGTAAAGTAATTGAAGGTATTTTCGATGGAATAAGCACTAAAGAGCTAGATCAACTTGCTGCTGAAACTGCAGCCTACCTATCTACTCAAAACCCTGGTTACTCTGCACTTGCAGGAAGAATCGCTGTTTCTAACCTACATAAAGAAACAAGAGGGTGCTTCTCAGAAAATATTAAAGAGATGTATAACTTTGTTAATTCAGCGACTGGAGAACATGCTCCTTTAATCTCAAAAGAGTTATATGAAACAGTAATGGAAAATGCTGAACTATTAGACAAGGCCATTGATGACAAGAGAGACTTTAACTACGATTACTTCGGATTTAAAACTCTTGAGAGATCATATCTTTTAAAGATGGATGGAAAGATTGTTGAAAGACCAGGTCAGATGCTCATGAGAGTTTCTGTAGGTATTCACATGAATGATATCGAAGCGGCAATTGAAACATATAACTTAATGAGTGAAAAGTATTTCACACACGCTTCACCTACCCTATTCAACTCAGGAACATCTAAGCCTCAACTATCAAGTTGCTTTCTTTTAACAATGAAAGATGACAGTATCGATGGAATTTACGATACATTAAAGCAATGTGCGCTTATCTCTCAATCTGCAGGAGGAATTGGACTTTCAATTCACAATGTAAGAGCGAAAGGTTCTTTTATCAAAGGAACTAATGGTACTTCAAATGGTATCGTTCCAATGCTTAAAGTATTTAACGACACTGCAAGATATGTTGATCAAGGTGGTGGGAAGAGAAAAGGTGCATTTGCAATCTATCTAGAGCCATGGCACGCTGATGTTTTTGACTTTTTAGAAATGAAGAAGAACACAGGTAAAGATGAGAGTAGAGCGAGAGATCTCTTCTATGCATTATGGATCTCTGACTTATTCATGCAAAGAGTTGAATCAGATGGTATGTGGTCACTTTTCTGTCCGCACGAATGTCCAGGTATGGCAGAAGTTTATGGGGCCGAGTTTGAAGCTCTATACACGAGATATGAAAAAGAAGGAAAGGCAAAGAAAGTTGTTAGAGCACAAGATCTTTGGTTTGCAATTCTTGAATCTCAAATTGAGTCAGGTTCACCATATATGCTTTATAAAGATTCTATTAATGAGAAATCAAATCAAAAGAATCTTGGAACAATTAAGTCTTCAAACCTTTGTACAGAAATCATGGAGTACACAGCTCCTGATGAAGTAGCGGTTTGTAACCTTGCTTCAATTGCACTTAATATGTTTGTAAATGAAGAAACTAATGAATATGACCATAAGAAACTATTTGATGTTGTTTACAGAGCAACAGTTAACCTCAATAGAATTATTGATATTAACTACTACCCTGTAATCGAAGCCGAGAATTCAAATATGAGACATAGACCAATTGGTCTAGGTGTTCAGGGTCTGGCAGATACTTTCTTCAAGCTACGTCTTCCATTTGAAAGTAAAGAAGCATTAGAGCTGAATAACCAGATATTTGAAACTATCTACTTTGCGGCATTAACAGCTTCAAATGATCAAGCAAAAGTAAATGGTCCTTATCAAAGTTACGAAGGGTCTCCAATTTCTCAAGGACAATTCCAATTTGACTTATGGAATGTTAAGCCATCTGGAAAATACTGGGACTGGGCAAAACTTAAAGCAAGTGTTGCTGAATATGGAGTAAGAAACTCTCTATTGGTAGCTCCAATGCCTACAGCTTCAACATCTCAGATTCTTGGTAATAATGAGTGTTTTGAGCCAATAACTTCAAATATCTATGTTAGACGTGTTCTTTCTGGAGAATTTGCTGTTGTTAATAAGTTCCTAGTTAATGATCTGATTGCAGCTGGTCTATGGGATGATAAGATGAGAAACGAGATCATTGCAAATAATGGTTCAGTTCAATCTATTGAAAGAATTCCTGAAGAGATCAAAGAGCTATACAAGACTGTTTGGGAAATCAAGCAAAAGACTGTTATTGATATGTCAGCAGGACGTGCTCCTTATATTGATCAAGGTCAATCACTAAACGTACACATGCAAGAGCCAAACTTCGGTAAGCTAAGTTCAATGCATTTCTACGCTTGGAAGGCTGGATTAAAGACAGGGATGTACTACTTGAGAACAAGAGCAGCAGTAAATGCAGTTCAATTCACAGTAAAAAACGATACTCCTGCTGTAAGTAAGGAACAGGCGCAAGAAGCAATGATCTGCTCGATTGAGAATCCGGATGATTGCGTAATGTGTGGATCTTAA
- a CDS encoding ribonucleotide-diphosphate reductase subunit beta, with amino-acid sequence MDPILAPNEDRFVLFPIKYQSVFEMYKNHMAVFWTAEEIDLGADLADWEKLNKDEQHFIKHVLAFFAASDGIVNENLALRFYNDVQIPEARCFYGFQIAMENIHSETYSLLIDTYVKDPTEKDELFHAVNHFPFVEKKAAWAMKWMQSKRSFAERLIAFAAIEGIFFSGSFCSIYWLKKRGLMPGLCTSNEFISRDEGLHCEFACLMHDLLSDEEKINHETITSIITEAVEIEKEFITEAIPVSLIGMNADMMKRYIEYVADFWLDRLGCKKVYNTENPFDWMELISLEGKTNFFEKRVSEYQKSGVLGDRTQNTFTLDAEF; translated from the coding sequence GTGGATCCTATTCTCGCACCAAACGAAGACCGGTTCGTTCTTTTCCCAATCAAATATCAATCGGTATTTGAAATGTACAAAAACCATATGGCAGTTTTCTGGACTGCTGAAGAAATTGACCTAGGGGCTGATTTAGCAGACTGGGAAAAACTAAATAAAGATGAGCAACACTTCATTAAGCACGTGCTTGCATTCTTTGCAGCAAGTGATGGTATCGTTAATGAGAACCTTGCACTAAGATTTTATAATGATGTTCAAATACCTGAAGCTAGATGTTTCTACGGATTCCAAATCGCAATGGAAAATATCCACTCAGAAACTTACTCACTTCTAATTGATACATATGTAAAAGACCCTACTGAAAAGGATGAACTCTTCCATGCAGTAAATCATTTCCCATTTGTTGAAAAGAAAGCAGCTTGGGCCATGAAGTGGATGCAATCAAAGAGATCATTTGCAGAGAGATTAATTGCATTTGCTGCAATTGAAGGAATCTTCTTCTCTGGATCTTTCTGTTCTATATACTGGCTTAAGAAAAGAGGTCTAATGCCAGGACTGTGTACTTCTAACGAATTTATTAGCCGTGATGAAGGTCTTCACTGTGAGTTTGCGTGTCTAATGCATGATTTACTTTCAGACGAAGAAAAAATCAATCACGAAACAATCACGAGCATCATAACTGAAGCAGTTGAAATCGAAAAAGAATTCATCACTGAAGCAATTCCAGTATCTCTTATTGGAATGAATGCAGATATGATGAAACGATATATTGAATACGTTGCTGACTTCTGGCTTGATAGATTAGGTTGTAAGAAAGTTTACAACACAGAGAACCCATTTGACTGGATGGAACTTATCTCTCTAGAAGGAAAGACAAACTTCTTTGAAAAAAGAGTTTCTGAATATCAAAAATCAGGTGTTCTTGGAGATAGAACACAGAACACATTCACACTAGACGCGGAGTTTTAA